Below is a genomic region from Microbulbifer sp. ALW1.
GGAGGAAGCCCTCTTTATCCACGGGGATTTCTCGGCCTTCAATTATAAAACTATTCATTTTGGACTTACCGGAACCAACTGACGATGGGGTTATTTTGGGTGCAGAGGTTAACCCATTGGGCTTCATCAATCGTTTGGATTGCGGGATCGACGGATACCCCGCGGGCGATCGCATCGGACTTCAGGCAGTACACGGCGCCGCTCATTCGCTGTACCAGTGCCGGGTCATGGGCTGCGTAGACCGCGTCTTCAATAAGTAACAGCGCATCGCCATTTATGCAGGCGGAAAGGCAGTCCTGGAGTGCACTTCCGGCAAAAGGTGACTGGTTAACGATATGTAATGTCATTTCAAAAGCTCAATACCTGATCGAAGCGGGCAATAAAAGCCCCCGGATTTTCCAGTAGTTCGATTTCGGCGCCAGGGATTTCGATGTTTTCGAGATTGATCCCTCGATCTTCCAGGCTTCGGCGGCAAATGTGCAATGTTTCGACACCAAACATGGGCAAGGCTTGCAGGTTCCTGCGCAAGTTCTTCTCGCCAATGGCATCCGGGCTTTGCTCCAGTAATTGGAAGACGCCGTCATTGATAAACAGCACTTCCGGGACCTGGTCCATTGCGGCACACGCTAGGATGGCTTCGAGTCCTTCGCGGGCGATGGTGTGACCGTAGGGCGCATGGCGGCAGACGGCGAGAATCGATTTTACCTGGGGCAAGACTTCAACCTCCGAAAGTGATAACGCGGTCGCTGAGTGCAGTGGCTTCCGCCAGCTGTCCCAGGCCGGCCAGCTCAAAACCCGGCGCCAGGTTGGCAGCGGGCTTTTCCAGGCGCGAGGCTTCCGTCTCACTCAGCACCCCGCGGCGCTGGGCGGCAGCGATACATACGCTGAGCTCGAGCGCGTGTTCACCCTGCAGTTGCTGCCAATGCTGCAACAAATCCGTTTCATCCTGGGGGGGTGCTGCTAGTGCGCTACCATTTTGAATGCCGTCACTGTAAAAGAATACGCGATAGATACCGTGGCCGGAATCTAGTACGGCTCGCGCGAAGCGCAGTGCGGTGCTGGCACCTTCTGAGGCGTGGGGTGCGCCGTAGACGACGAGAGTGAATTGCATGTGAGGGCGTTACCGATAAAAAAATGCCCCGCGGAGCGGGGCACTGTGTGAACTGTCTCAGTCCGCTGATCAGTCGTCGCCGGAAGCGAAACCGAAGATGTGCAGCAGGCTGGTGAACAGGTTCAGGATGTTCAGGTACAGCGAGGTGGTGGCCATGATGTAGTTGGTCTCACCACCGTTCACGATACGGCTGGTATCGTACAGGATGAAGCCGGAGAACAGCAGGGCAATTACACCACTCAGGGCGACGCTTGCCAGCGGCATGTAGAAGCCGAAGAAGCTTGCGATCATCATACCGAGGGCGCAGACCAGTACCGCGATCAGGCCGACAAACAGGAAACCGCCCATGAAGCTGAAGTCTTTACGGGTGGTCAGCACGTAGGCAGACAGGGCAAAGAAGATCAGTGCGGTGGTACCCAGCGCCTGCATTACAATTTGACCACCGCCGGCGAGGCCAACGTAGTGGTTCAGCATCGGGCCGAGAGAAGCGCCCAGCAGACCGGTGAAGGCAAACACCACACCCACGCCAGAGGCGGAGTTGGCGGTACGGGGCAGTACGAACCAGACCAGTACGATCGCGGCGATGGAGCAGATGAGGCTCATGCCGCGGCCCATGCCGATGGCCATGGAAATGCCGGCAGTGACTGCACTGAATAGAACAGTCATTGCCAGTAGTGCGTAGGTGTTACGCAATACCTTGGCGGATTCCGAGCGATCCAGTGCTCCGGACTGTGTATAGACTTCTTGGCGCATCTAGCGTCTCCTGCAAGTGAATATGAAATCTTCCGGGATCATATAACCAGCGCTTTAGACCTTCAAGTAGGCGCTGTGTTCGACGATCTGTAATAATTTGGGGCAAATTAGCGTGCACCACCGAGGATCAGAAATGATATTGCTCAAAACCCTGTTCACACGGCGTTTTCTCGCCTTTCAGCCCGGTAAGGTGACTTCTCTGGGTGTCGCGCTGTTCGCGCTTTTCTGGGCGGCGACCGGCTATTCCAGTACCGAAGCGCCCAGCCAGGTTCCCTTTGGAGACAAGATGGGGGCGGAGGTGCTGAATTACAATCGCCTGCGCCCACAATTAGCCACTGGTGGCAGTATAGATCTGGCACAGGTGGAGAGCCTGAAGAACAAGGGATTCAAGACCATTGTGGACCTGCGGACTCCGGAAGAGGGGACAGCCGAAGAGCAGACTGCGGTGGAAGCCGCCGGAATGGTCTATGTGAACCTGCCGGTCTCGAAAGGCGCGCCGTCAGATCAGTTGATTGCCCAGTTGGGCAAGATCCTGGAAAACGCCGATGCAGCGCCAGTATTGCTGCACTGCGCGTCTGGGAACCGCGTTGGCGCTGTCTGGGCCATTTATCGGGCCAGGCAGGGTATCCCGCTGGAGATTGCTATCGAAGAGGGGCGAACCGCGGGTATGCGGGCGTCCCGTGAAGAGCAGGTGCGGGCGCTGCTGCAGTAGGCGGAATTTGTCGACACAGTCATTCCGTGTCGGATTTTGTAAGCGGCAACCGGATGTCCACGATCAGCGGCAGATGATCGGATGCCAATCGTGTCAGCTCACTGCGCGGCACGTGGATATCGTTGATCTCCAGTGCCTGTTCCACAAACACGTAATCGATGCGCGCTTTGGGTAGGCGGCTGAAAAATGTCCCTTTCGGTTTGTGCCCGGGTAGTTTGAGCTGGGCGTCATCAAGCACTGCGCTCAACCGCTTGATTTCAGCAGAACCGGGGAGGGCATTGAAATCGCCGACGAGAATGCGCGGGCGGCCGCAGTCGCCATTGCCCATCCATTCCGGTCCCAGTAGTGCGTCGATCTGCCGCATCCGTTCGGCCTTCGCCAGGCCAAGGTGCGTATTGAATATCTGTACCCGGGTACCGTGAAAATCCAGTTCCATCCACAGGGCCCCCCTGGGTTCCGCACGACCGTGATGTCGTGAGTGCTCCGGTGGCCCGGGAAGAATCCCTTTCTTGATCAGCCGTATGGGGTGCCGTGACATGATGGCGTCCCCATAACGCTCATCCTCTATGTGCATGGCTGGTTGGAAGTGGCAGTCCATAGAGAGCAGCCTGGATATCTGGTGGGCCTGGTCGACGCCGCCGGTGCGCTGGCGGCGTACATCCACTTCCTGCAAAGCGACGATATCCGGTGAGTAGCGGGCGATGACGCGGGCTATCCGCTCCGGTGATAGCTTGCCGTCCATACCTTTGCAGATATGCACGTTGTAGGTCATCACCCGCAGGTTTTCACGGTTGCGCTCCGCTCGACGGCTTTTTGTAGCTCG
It encodes:
- the tusB gene encoding sulfurtransferase complex subunit TusB codes for the protein MTLHIVNQSPFAGSALQDCLSACINGDALLLIEDAVYAAHDPALVQRMSGAVYCLKSDAIARGVSVDPAIQTIDEAQWVNLCTQNNPIVSWFR
- the tusC gene encoding sulfurtransferase complex subunit TusC — translated: MPQVKSILAVCRHAPYGHTIAREGLEAILACAAMDQVPEVLFINDGVFQLLEQSPDAIGEKNLRRNLQALPMFGVETLHICRRSLEDRGINLENIEIPGAEIELLENPGAFIARFDQVLSF
- the tusD gene encoding sulfurtransferase complex subunit TusD, with product MQFTLVVYGAPHASEGASTALRFARAVLDSGHGIYRVFFYSDGIQNGSALAAPPQDETDLLQHWQQLQGEHALELSVCIAAAQRRGVLSETEASRLEKPAANLAPGFELAGLGQLAEATALSDRVITFGG
- a CDS encoding Bax inhibitor-1/YccA family protein encodes the protein MRQEVYTQSGALDRSESAKVLRNTYALLAMTVLFSAVTAGISMAIGMGRGMSLICSIAAIVLVWFVLPRTANSASGVGVVFAFTGLLGASLGPMLNHYVGLAGGGQIVMQALGTTALIFFALSAYVLTTRKDFSFMGGFLFVGLIAVLVCALGMMIASFFGFYMPLASVALSGVIALLFSGFILYDTSRIVNGGETNYIMATTSLYLNILNLFTSLLHIFGFASGDD
- a CDS encoding beta-lactamase hydrolase domain-containing protein: MILLKTLFTRRFLAFQPGKVTSLGVALFALFWAATGYSSTEAPSQVPFGDKMGAEVLNYNRLRPQLATGGSIDLAQVESLKNKGFKTIVDLRTPEEGTAEEQTAVEAAGMVYVNLPVSKGAPSDQLIAQLGKILENADAAPVLLHCASGNRVGAVWAIYRARQGIPLEIAIEEGRTAGMRASREEQVRALLQ